A stretch of the Lolium perenne isolate Kyuss_39 chromosome 3, Kyuss_2.0, whole genome shotgun sequence genome encodes the following:
- the LOC127343956 gene encoding uncharacterized protein — translation MKPTRPGVGASCPIPILPNPAAAASPAPAAVAPAPRRSLPLPAVGLLARPRPRRCTPPRYGRSGSAGQELVCGGASPVSNPVTPPPPPPIPSLLPCRSPRRSPLRLPGQPPASRSCAALAQARGAAGAPPPTAMADRRPLRRPSPPIVAAARSSGRPSAVVVARYSYSHQRVPLVIKERFGAGLGGRASPVSLRRADKKKAGGPWNQLELLCLGPLMCCCHPESTCCSKPMPKKCVHLCKRKSLSSSIYICVFRRRRIIQKMDVLKWIPWFSKTDALAGYAFIDGSYMMSWLDS, via the exons ATGAAGCCCACTCGGCCCGGTGTTGGCGCGTCATGCCCTATCCCAATCCTCCCCAATCCAGCAGCCGCCGCGTCTCCCGCTCCCGCAGCCGTCGCTCCCGCTCCCCGCCGGTCGCTCCCGCTCCCCGCCGTCGGTCTCCTCGCCCGCCCTCGTCCCCGTCGCTGCACGCCGCCGCGCTATGGGAGGAGCGGCTCGGCTGGGCAGGAACTTGTGTGTGGCGGCGCCTCTCCCGTCTCCAATCCcgtcactcctcctcctcctcccccaatCCCGTCGCTCCTCCCTTGTCGGTCTCCACGTCGTTCTCCTCTCCGCCTCCCTGGACAACCACCGGCCAGCAGGAGCTGCGCAGCGCTAGCACAGGCAAGAGGGGCTGCTGGAGCTCCGCCCCCGACGGCGATGGCGGACCGCCGCCCGCTCCGCCGCCCCTCTCCACCTATTGTCGCTGCAGCTCGCTCCTCCGGCCGCCCTTCGGCCGTCGTCGTCGCCAGATATTCCTATAG CCACCAGAGGGTACCACTGGTCATCAAAGAACGATTTGGTGCAG GTCTCGGTGGACGGGCCTCGCCGGTTTCGTTAAGGAGAGCTGACAAGAAGAAG GCAGGAGGACCGTGGAATCAGCTCGAGCTGCTGTGTTTGGGGCCTCTGATGTGCTGCTGCCACCCGGAGTCGACTTGCTGCTCAAAGCCAATGCCCAAAAAG TGTGTTCACCTGTGTAAGAGAAAATCTTTGAGCAGTTCCATATACATATG CGTTTTTAGAAGGAGAAGGATCATCCAAAAAATGGATGTACTAAAGTGGATTCCGTGGTTCAGCAAAACTGATGCCCTTGCTGGATATGCATTCATTGATGGATCTTACATGATGTCCTGGCTAGATAGCTGA